In the Malania oleifera isolate guangnan ecotype guangnan chromosome 1, ASM2987363v1, whole genome shotgun sequence genome, one interval contains:
- the LOC131159920 gene encoding WAT1-related protein At5g64700, whose translation MEGKKAYLAVTLIQTLYAGMFLVSKAAFNDGMNTFIFVFYRQTAATVFLLPITLFLHRKNAPRLSFLIFCKIFMLALCGITLSLDVNGIALVYTSPTLAAATTNCLPVIIFFFAVLLRVEVLRWRTRAGMAKVGGILICLGGAAMLALYKGPHWTLPQLYHYHNSRHHDQTHVASGNSWIKGCILMLTSNALWALWIVLQAGVLKSYPSKLHFTTLNCLLSSIQSFVIAIAAERDFNQWKLGWNRNLIAVAYCGIVVTGVTYYLQAWVVEKKGPVFLAMSTPLAFVLTVFCSTFLLGDVISLGSIIGGILLIGGLYSVLWGKSREQQKMTEVANCALPVQECGKECTESSLKETSATESTQPPFLV comes from the exons ATGGAAGGGAAGAAGGCGTACTTGGCGGTGACTCTGATACAAACTTTGTATGCGGGCATGTTTTTGGTGTCCAAAGCAGCCTTCAATGACGGCATGAACACTTTCATCTTCGTTTTCTACAGACAAACCGCTGCCACTGTTTTCTTACTCCCCATCACCCTCTTCCTGCACCG GAAGAATGCGCCGCGGCTTTCATTTCTGATCTTCTGCAAGATTTTTATGCTGGCTCTATGTGG gATTACTTTAAGCCTGGACGTGAATGGCATCGCCCTGGTGTATACTTCACCAACCTTGGCCGCTGCCACTACCAACTGCCTCCCtgtcatcatcttcttcttcgcTGTTCTACTCCG GGTTGAAGTATTGAGGTGGAGGACAAGGGCTGGAATGGCAAAGGTTGGAGGCATACTAATTTGCTTGGGGGGTGCTGCCATGCTTGCCTTGTATAAGGGCCCCCATTGGACACTACCACAGTTGTACCATTATCATAACAGTCGTCATCATGACCAAACCCACGTTGCTTCAGGGAATTCATGGATTAAAGGTTGCATCCTCATGCTCACCTCCAACGCCCTCTGGGCTTTGTGGATTGTGCTCCAG GCAGGAGTTTTGAAAAGTTACCCTTCCAAGCTTCACTTCACAACTCTTAATTGTCTTTTAAGCTCAATTCAATCATTTGTCATTGCCATTGCTGCGGAAAGAGACTTTAATCAGTGGAAGCTAGGTTGGAATCGCAACCTCATTGCTGTAGCATACTGC GGTATAGTAGTGACAGGAGTTACATACTACTTACAAGCATGGGTTGTCGAGAAAAAAGGTCCAGTTTTTCTAGCCATGTCAACTCCTTTGGCTTTTGTTCTCACCGTCTTCTGCTCAACTTTCTTATTAGGTGATGTTATTAGCTTGGGAAG CATAATAGGTGGAATATTGCTGATTGGAGGACTTTACAGTGTTTTGTGGGGGAAGAGCAGAGAACAGCAAAAGATGACTGAGGTTGCCAATTGTGCTCTACCAGTTCAAGAATGTGGAAAAGAATGCACGGAGTCAA